Below is a window of Trichosurus vulpecula isolate mTriVul1 chromosome 4, mTriVul1.pri, whole genome shotgun sequence DNA.
AATCACCTCTTTTTCCCTCATCTTTACAGAACTCGATTTCTAGAGCTAGATGGGCCCTCTGACCCATGTACTGCCTGCATAACCTGGAGCactaagtcattttacctctgtgatcctcagttacctcatctataaaatgaagcgcttggactagatgatctccaaggtcttcTAGCTTGAATCTGTGATCTTACGATCCCTCGTTATTATTTGGATTGATTTTTTTACTATCTCAAATCCAGCGAGTAGCAAATAAAAACATTGTCATAGAATACCCCAAGCCAACTTAATATTAACATAATATATATACGTAGTCTGTAGGTTACCTATGAATTTTCAGTTTAAGCAGGCATTCTAGAAGAAGACCTTAAGCTCAACTCTCTtggtttttaaagtgttattgaTGCCTGTTTTTACTTGAGTCGGTTCAGATCCTCCTCTCCTAGTTCTCTCCTGGATCAAATAACTGTTAAGCAAAATCAGTTGATACAGTGACTGAGGCTAACAGCACAGGTCCCATTCTGCCTCgctaccccccccaccccatatgcAGATCCCAAAACTTTTGCTTTCCAAATcacttttgcttctttctgttgTGTCAGTGAAACATTGGTTTCTTTGCCTCTAAGCTCGACTGCCCTGGAGTGGGAGGGCTTTGGGATGTCAATCAGTGTCAGTAAATGTAGTGGGAGAGAaccttttttccattcctttggtaaGTTCCCCTGTCCCACCTCCAGGATACATTTGCACGGGCCAAGAACTGGGTGAAAGAGCTGCAACGGCAGGCTAGTCCCAACATAGTCATTGCACTCGCCGGCAACAAGGCTGACCTGGCCAGCAAGAGAGCTGTGGATTTCCAAGTGAGTAGTGGGCCACCATCTtctgtcctctctttctcttacctAAACATTTAGTACTAGGAGCCCAGAGCCTTAAAGAAGGCAtcgtgtcagggctgggaagatTCCTTCTACTCTCTCTGCCCCCATCTAAAGGGAATTGTGGCCCTTGTGTCTACTTTCTCTTTTTGATGGATTTTCCTAGGACTTAGATGGGAGAAGGGCATTGAGGGTGACAGCAAGGCCTTGGGGATGTAGCTATTTGTGCTGCTCTTTTCCTAGGGATAGGAGAAACAAGTAGCATTGGGAAAAATGACTGAGGCTCATGTATATTTTGTAGGATGAGTGGTAAGTTGAGAGTAGTGGTAATGGGAGGAATCAAAAATTGCTCAAGTCAAAGGTCATTGCAGAGCAGGAAATTTAGGCCTGAGTACACATGGAGGCTGGGGAGAAGGTACGCTGGGATCTCTGACCAAgctactttccttctctttctatccAAGGAAGCGCAGGCCTATGCAGATGACAATAGTTTGCTGTTCATGGAAACATCAGCAAAGACAGCAATGAATGTGAATGAAATTTTCATGGCAATAGGTGAGTTCCCTTGTACGTTCTTTTCCTGCATCTTTGAGGACCTTCCTTTGGTTTCTTGGGATCTCTAGGTCTCTCCTTGATAGTTGGTAAAAATCTGCCCTTTTAATAGATAATTCTTGGTCTTGACTCCAAGAACTAAGCTAGTAACCCAGAGCATCTATACCACTTCTCATCTGCTGCCCCAGAGTCTGAGGATCATTTGGCTCCCATGTAGTTCGGAGGTCCAAAGTGCTCTGCTTACTCGTTGGGAACCAGTCACCACCTCTCAACTGGTTTTGCTCTTGCCCTGAAATGACCAGCTTAAAATTGAGGGCCACTATCAGAGCTCATGCGTAGGGACTTGGATTCAGCTAGCCATCCTGCCTTGGTATGAGTGGTTACTATATGAACTCTTTCTTATTTCACACTCCAGCCAAGAAGCTGCCCAAGAATGAGCCCCAGAATGCACCTGGTGCCCCGGGCCGGAATCGGGGTGTGGACCTTCAGGAAAACAGCCCAACCAGCAGGAGCCAGTGCTGCAGCAACTGAGCACCCACTTGCCCGCCCACTGCCCCCCGCCTCTCCCTGCCTGAACAACCTGACTGGAATCCACTCTAACCAATCGCACTTAACGAGAGCGAGCCGCCATGGGGGGGCCTGCCGTGATTTCTCCATATATTTTTTGATCGTAGGCTGGAGGGAGCTATTCCACCCGCACCTTTCTGTACAAATACTAATTCAATTTTAAGTCTTAAGTCACTTTTTTAATATATATGAACTTCAGCTCTTCCTACCCCTCCCCTCTTATTCTTTTCTGGTGGTAGCTGCATGTCCCAATTCTTCTCCCTGCCCTTGTATTTTTTAGAGGTGGGGGGATAGGGAGGTGGTTACCCCTCCTgtcccttttgctgattgggagAAGTGTTGGTAGCACCTCAGTCTCATTATATCTTCActcaccatcttggagtgggtttTGTTTATCTTGGGACAGAAGGAAAGccctgggtggggaagggaacaaggagGATTTTCCCTCAGCTGGTTCTTATTGGGGCCACCCTACTCCTTTACCCCACCCCACTGACTTACAGCCCAGAGAGAAACAGCATTATTATGGCAGCCAAGAACCCTTTTCCCAGATCTCCTGCTACCACCCGGACCTCTGGCTCTGAGCCCTATTTTGACCAAATCATAATGATGAgtatttgggggggagggggggaggagggaacgGAACcaactttttctgtattttgtattGTATGTTTTCTTCAACATGTAACCAATCAGTATCTTGTCAATATAGTACACCGATCGACCTCTCACTTggctctttattttcattaatattgtTTTTCTCTATTATTTATAAATAGATCCTAGTAGCTTCTGAGATGaataaaaaggcttttttttttttcaattaagaagGGGATTTTCCCACTTTCTGAGCCAGAGAAAGGTAATGGCACATGAGGGGAGACAGGCCTGGATGGTAATATTTGAAtgaccttcccctctccttcctgcaACCCCTGCTTCACCAGGGGTCTGTGGCCTATAGAAGCAGATGTGGGTCTGCTTGAACCTCTGACATGACAGAAGATGCTaactaacttttttttctccctatctttcctcattttcctggAGCTGTTTGGAAAGTGGTTGGTTGTCACCAGCATCTAAGTCAGATATCTTTTTGTTTAACCACAGGAACAAAGAGTTTCATGTCTGCAGGATCTAGTCATCTTGGTGACTGGCCCACCCCTTGTTTCTCCCCCTCTACCCCCTCACTTCCTGGGGGTTTCAGCTAATGCCCCACCCTGCTTCTGTCAAAGTCACTTTGTCCCACCCCACCCAGGCTATCAGACCATTAAACAATGGCTGAGGAGCACGAAGCACCAGTGTGCTCCTGTCTCCTTTCTACCCTACTTGGAAGAATAATACTATGGGCTAGAACCCTTCTGCTGCAGTTAGTCTAAGGCCTTCTGACTCCTTTGAGGTACACATTTGCAAAAGCCTGAATTCAAGACCTGTAGCTGCTATTGTTCTCTGGTGGAGATGCTACTTCTACCTCCTTGGAATCAAATCAGTTTTAGTGTTACGTGCTGAGAAGGGGAGAACTAGCTTCCTCTAGGCTGGAGAAAGGGGGTGCTGGAGCAGCTCCCTTTGAGGACCATCCCCAGAGTTGGCAACCTCCTGGAAAGCTTTGCCATCCTGCACTAAGGGAGCTGGTGCTTATCTGGGAAAGTGGGAGCCTTGGTTCCTGGGTCAGTCTTATCGTCCttacaccagaggtgtcaaacaagtTATGCAGTCAGTAGCACTCCTGAGTGGaggcagaaccagattaaaatgtaattgggaaatatttaaccaaaaaatatagtaaaacatagatattccattttaaaactaagtcaatggGATCCTTCTGTAAGGATTAGTGCCTCCCTGGAAGGGCAGAAGGACCTCACATTCAGCTCGTTGATTACGTTAACCCCCCTATAAGTGTGCCACACCTAGGCAGGCAGGTTGAATTAGGCCTGTTAACTGTTTTGGTTTTGCTGCTTCCTGCCTCTTTCCACTCCCACCTGAACTGTCTGTTCACCCTGTTGACCTTTCTCAGATCTGTCCTAGTATTTACGATGTCTTACAAGCAAGGGAGTACCTTTCCCAGTCTTCATGACCTGTTGGAGTAGGTCTCTTCTATAACAGAAGAGATTTCTAAGCAAAGGGGCTTTTCTGACAAGTACCCCTTTCTGATATTTTCCACCTGCCACAAAAAGTCAACCTAAGTAACCTCTAACTTTCCCCAGGGCCAGTTTTGAGTGTTTTTTCTAGAGAACCTAACCAAAAGTTTACCCCTGTAATATCTccattctttccccctctccccacttccatGAATGATGGTGGTCAAAGGCGATCCCTACACTCGCactatttcagattttcttctaaAAATTCTACTAATCCCCAGGGATCTAACCTCCCAATCTTCAAAGTCAAAGCTGTTGGCATTCCAGGGTTTCCCTCACTCTATGTGGGTGTTTCTGGAGGCCCAAGCTGCAAGTAGGCCCAACTAGATCTAAGTGGCCAGGCAACAGCATCTTGGTACATTGGTCAGCCATGCCTCTCAAGATCAGGACTCTTGGAGGCCCCGGCTCTCACTCCAAGCCTCTTCCTTGTCACTCATCCCTATCAACTTAAGGAGGTTGAAGCTAACTATGTCCAGATTCAACTGGTACCTGGCTGCTTCCTCCATCCTTCTGCCTCCCTGGCCTCTTGATCCTCCCCTACCTGTACAGCTCGAGCCTCAGACCCTGGAGCTGCATTTTTAGATGAAGTGGACGGCGAAACATTCCAGCCTGAAGCTTGTAGCAGGTCCGCACGAGGCTCTAGTTCCTCTGGGTTTGGCCAGGCTCACCTACCTGTTCCACTCTTGCTCCTCGTAGCCTCCTTAAGTGCTCCAATTCTTATCTCGGTTCCAACCCCTTTTTCTGACCCTTTCATAACGTTCTGCCCCTTCACCCCgacttctcttttaaaaagagtCGGGGGGAGGGGCCAGGCCCATCCCTAGAGGGTGGGTACCTAAACTGCCTCGCTGGAGGGGTCCCGGGTTCATTTGGGGAGATTTGCGTCCCAAACTACAGGACCAAGAACTGGGACACCGTGCCTAACCCTAACCCCTCTCAACGATCTGTCCCTCCAGAGCTCATCcagtctttccccttcctcccagggAGGATAGCGTCTGCCTTTTCTCCCTCGCCTCGAATATTTCCCCGGGGAAGAAAATGACCCGCTGCTCTGCCCGGTCTCCACTCGCACCCTCTGTTCCCGGGTCTCCTAGCCCCTGTGGGATGGCCGGGAAGTCTTTCCTCCAGAGAAGCCGGGTGGGAGTGGGGTGTGAACTTGGCCAGACAGAACAAAGAGCTTCCCTAACCCGCGTCCCCACACCCTCTTAAGGCGACATGCTTAGAAGGCAAGGGCCGGACCATCCCCATGACTGAGGTAGCGGTCGGGGCGGGGAGGCGAAGAACAATTTTCTTTAGCACGCTCTCCACGGGCTCATCTGGGGAGGGGAAAATAGGGGACCCGGAAGTAGGTACGGGGGCCGGCGGGGGCCCAGAGACTACGACTCCCGCCATGCCTCAGCGCATCGGCGCGTGCGCAGTGCCCCCCGGGCGGCCCATGCGGCCCTTGGGCTGGGTGCGCCTCGCAGCGCTGCGCTGCGCCGCGCTGCGCAGCGGGGGAGGCCATGGCGGAGCCGGcgcaggcccaggcccaggctcCAACCCAAACCCAGGCCCAGGCTCAGGCCCCGCAGCCCCGGAGCCTGCAGCCTCCTGCTCCGGCTCCGGCCCCGGCCCAGGCCGCAGCTCCTGCCCCCGGCCCAGGCCCGACCGCGGCGCCGGCGGGGGCCCCAGGGAGCGGGACGCCCGGGGCAGGGAGCGGGGCGCCCGGAGCCGGGGGAGATCCAGCGCGGCCTGGCCTGAGCCAGCAGCAGCGCGCCAGCCAGAGGAAGGCGCAGGTCCGCGCGCTGCCGCGGGCCAAGAAGCTGGAGAAGCTCGGGGTCTTCTCGGCCTGCAAGGTGAGGCGGGGCCACCGGCATAGGGGGGCGGGGTCAGCAGAGGCTGGGGGCGGGGTCTGCGCTGGAGTGGGACaggacaccccccacccccacccccacccccacccctccgcCCCagcccaaacacacacacacacacccacacacccatcATCACCTGAAAATGCTCTCTGGAAGAGGACACTTCCCTTCACGCCTTCCTTGGGAAGTGAAGCCAGGCTGTCAGTATGTctggcaataagcatttattaaactcccgggattcaaaaagaggcaaaagacagcccctgccctctaggggcttacaatctaatgtacAATATAATGTACAACGTGTGAACGACTACATATGAACAATATACAggatatacaggataaagaagACAATCagtaaagggaaggcactagcataaAGTGGGATAAGAAAGGTTTCGtgtagaaggtgaggttttagctgggacttgaaggaagccaggaggcagagatgaggagggtggGAGAACAGACAGGCAGGGAAAATGCCAGGAGCCAAGAGATGACCGTCTTGTTCAGGGACCATCCAGGGGGCCAGTGTCAGCCTGGAGACAGGTTCTTTaagtaagggggagggggagggagaggatggaTGTTGCAGTGTGGTTTCTGCCATCTTACCCCTGCCAGGCTAATGATGCTTGCAAGTGTAATGGCTGGAAGAACCCCAAACCTCCTACCGCCCCCCGTATGGACCTGCAACAGCCTGCAGCCAACCTAAGTGAGGCCTGCCGGAGCTGTGAACACCCTCTGGGTAAGGGGCAACAATGGAGGCCAGGGAACATGGgtgggaagaacaaaaaaaaccctcgGCCATCTGGGCTGGGTGGTTTGTTGTATTGGAGCCAGAAGTCAGCTGATTTAGGTGGCCCTGTCTTAAATGCCCAGGAAGACCAGAGATAATCCTTGAAGAGGCAGATGGAGCAGAGGCATGTGAAAGTGTGTTCTGGggtagtggtgtcaaactcaagcaGAAGCATCCCTTGGGACCCACATAGACttagaaagaaaaccacaaattaatattatctataccatattctacatttatttattttgttaaacatttcccagttccATTTTAACGTTCTGTCAGAGGTTCTACACCTCTGCTCTAGGATACCCTTAAAAGGGTTGTTTGAAACATAAGCATGTGGGAATGTGTCATAGAGAAGAAGGTAGGCGCTCCTATCACTTCAGAAAAGgacccccactccccccaaccctCGTTGGAGGCAGCAAAACAGCTGTGGTCTCTTACCATCCTGGGAACTCACCAGACATGGAAGGAACCAATCCACTTGGCTGGTTTTGGGActccagagaggaaaagggaggtcTCCCCTCACCCCATTTACTGGAAAGAACAGACTGCTTAATGATACCTCACCATCACCATTCTGTGTTCTCCATTTCCTGAAGCTGACCATGTGTCCCACCTGGAGAATGTATCTGAAGATGAGATCAACAGGCTGCTGGGGATGGTGGTGGACGTAGAGAATCTGTTCATGTCTGTGCACAAGGAAGAAGACACAGACACCAAGCAGGTTTACTTCTACCTCTTCAAGGTGAGTTTGGTTGGgcatggggatgggggaaggggtgatGAAGGGGTTTGGCAgaagtagaggaggaggaggaagaagaagcctCAGAAACCTTCTTGTCTCCCCCAGCTTTTGAGAAAATGCATCCTACAGATGACACGTCCGGTTGTGGAGGGGTCATTGGGAAGTCCACCCTTTGAGAAGCCCAATATCGAGCAGGTGTgtctggagtgggggtgggggtaggggtaagGAGTTGTTCCTTCCCCCAAAAATGGGTGAGGATGGTGATGAGGTATTGGAGTGGTGTGTCTAAGAGGCCTGTTTGAGGAAGAACATTGGCAAGCTAGAAGATGGCCAGGATGGTAAGAGGTGACTTGAGACTATGCCAGACATAGATCAGTTAAAGAACTTGGGAGAGGGTCTGGAGAGGAGGTGGCAGTGGGTTCTGCCTTGAAGGGCTGTCctttagaagagggattagatgcGTTCTGCTTGACTCCAGGGGACATAACCAGGAGCAGTAGGTACTGGAGACAGGCATTTTTTAATTCCCATGGCAGGAAAGACTCCTTACCAGAGCCTTCCCAAATAGCCTCAGGAGGTAGGGGCTTCCCTTTTCTGAGTGCCCTGGGCTAAGCaatttgggaaggaagaaaggaaggaaggaggtgttGTTGGATGGGGACGACACCAGCCCTAACTCTCCAGTGCTTACCTCACCCCCATTTCCCGAAGGGTGTACTGAATTTTGTGCAGTTTAAGTTCAGCCATCTGGCCCCAAGGGAGCGGCAGACAATGTTTGAGCTTTCAAAGATGTTCCTGCTCTGCCTTAACTATTGGAAGCTGGAGACTCCTGCCCAGTTCCggcagaggtcacagggtgaagATGTTGCCACCTACAAGGTCAATTATACCAGGTAGCTCCTAAGGGAATGAAggctttggggaaggggaggaacacTGAGGGGGAAGGATCTGGTGACTCTCCTGGGTAGGAAGGAGATGGGAAGTCATAAGCACATAGAATGTTTAGgcctggaagtgaccttagagatcacccagtCCGTGGAGGGAGAGCTAAGGGGGCTGAAGTGGAGGAAGAGGGGTCATCTAGAGATGGAGCCAGGAGACCAGAGGACCTGGGAGTCCAGAAGCCCAGCCTGAAGCCTCTGGGTTCAGTGTTTTCCTGTTTCCAACCCCCTCTGCCCCAGGTGGCTATGTTACTGTCACGTCCCACAAAGCTGTGACAGCCTGCCCCGCTATGAGACAACTCATGTCTTTGGACGAAGCCTCCTTCGGTCCATTTTCACTGTCACCCGCCGTCAACTGCTGGAGAAGTTTCGGGTGGAGAAGGACAAACTTGTGCCTGAGAAGAGGACACTCATCCTTACCCATTTCCCCAAGTACGTTGGTCCAGCCTGTCAGAATTTGCCTGTTCCCTTGTCATTCACATCCCCCTCATCCCTTTCCTtaaaagaaacctgggacaggAGAACCTGGCCCTTTCCCAGGTCTTCTTCACCTTGCTCATCTCTTCTATGCTTTTTgtaaccatcttccaggtgaagctTGATTGTTCCTGGTTCCAGTTTGTTTCTCACGCTGTTCCCTTTTTTGTATTAACTCTTGTCCTGCTCCTCATTTGAGATAAGACTCCAA
It encodes the following:
- the RAB5C gene encoding ras-related protein Rab-5C, which codes for MAGRGGAARPNGPAAGNKICQFKLVLLGESAVGKSSLVLRFVKGQFHEYQESTIGAAFLTQTVCLDDTTVKFEIWDTAGQERYHSLAPMYYRGAQAAIVVYDITNTDTFARAKNWVKELQRQASPNIVIALAGNKADLASKRAVDFQEAQAYADDNSLLFMETSAKTAMNVNEIFMAIAKKLPKNEPQNAPGAPGRNRGVDLQENSPTSRSQCCSN